One genomic window of Coffea eugenioides isolate CCC68of chromosome 1, Ceug_1.0, whole genome shotgun sequence includes the following:
- the LOC113760249 gene encoding uncharacterized protein LOC113760249, with protein sequence MGLGNTIVEKNEFSNQDRAKTMIFLRHHLDEGLKIEYLTVKDSLVLWQDLKERFDHLKLVVLPKARYDWLHLRLQDFKSVNEYNSAMFRITSQLSLCGEKVTNEDMLEKTFSTFHVSNMLLQQQHREKGFKKYSELIACLLLAEQNNKLLLKNHESRPTGTNPFPEANATQFQNYGRGRGRGRRGGRGRGRDRSKFVPRENFKRGKQ encoded by the coding sequence ATGGGTCTTGGTAACACTattgttgaaaaaaatgaattcTCAAACCAAGACCGCGCCAAAACTATGATTTTCCTTCGTCATCATTTAGATGAAGGATTAAAAATAGAGTATCTTACTGTCAAAGATTCTCTTGTCCTTTGGCAAGATTTGAAAGAAAGATTCGACCACCTGAAGTTGGTCGTTCTTCCAAAAGCCCGATATGATTGGCTTCACTTACGGCTGCAAGATTTTAAATCTGTCAACGAATATAATTCAGCCATGTTCAGAATCACTTCTCAATTATCATTATGTGGCGAAAAAGTCACTAATGAAGATATGTTAGAGAAAACATTTTCTACTTTTCATGTCTCTAACATGCTCCTGCAGCAGCAACATCGAGAGAagggatttaaaaaatattctgaaCTTATTGCATGTCTTCTCTTGGCTgaacaaaataataaattattgcTGAAAAATCATGAGTCCCGACCAACTGGTACAAATCCATTCCCTGAAGCGAATGCGACCCAATTTCAAAATTATGGTCGAGGTCGTGGACGTGGCCGTAGAGGTGGCCGTGGCCGTGGACGTGATCGTAGTAAATTTGTGCCTCGTGAAAATTTTAAACGTGGCAAACAATAA